A genomic stretch from Chitinophaga lutea includes:
- a CDS encoding porin family protein, producing the protein MVKILHHRLLLKSFMFLFVCTAMGFAAQAQTLSDRVSDKAGRKMRLGFKLDPGVSMMRPQDDGVERNSGRFYFSYGVLADFFLDDQGNYALASGLQVSAMGSVLKYEMGKGLSAFRNSPSEYDLRLTYIEVPFTLKLKTDTESGIGIWGQFGGFAGFPVRARANVISGLQRFDKQDVLRDVNRLNAGMIIGGGIEYPLTETLTGVVGFNYQNGFIDVTRNSKWDDGRVNMNNFILRLGVYF; encoded by the coding sequence ATGGTAAAAATATTGCATCATCGCTTATTATTGAAATCTTTCATGTTCCTGTTTGTTTGCACCGCTATGGGGTTTGCCGCACAGGCGCAAACGCTTAGCGACCGGGTGTCTGACAAGGCAGGCCGCAAAATGAGGCTCGGTTTTAAGCTCGATCCCGGTGTGTCCATGATGCGGCCGCAGGACGATGGTGTGGAGCGCAACAGCGGCCGTTTCTATTTCAGTTATGGCGTGCTGGCCGATTTTTTCCTCGATGATCAGGGAAATTACGCGCTGGCTTCGGGCCTGCAGGTAAGCGCCATGGGCAGCGTGCTGAAATATGAGATGGGCAAAGGTTTGTCGGCTTTCCGGAATTCGCCCAGCGAATATGATCTGCGCCTCACCTACATCGAAGTTCCCTTCACGCTCAAACTGAAAACCGACACGGAAAGCGGCATCGGCATCTGGGGCCAGTTCGGCGGTTTTGCCGGGTTCCCGGTGAGAGCCAGGGCCAACGTGATCAGCGGCCTGCAGCGGTTTGATAAACAGGATGTGCTGCGCGACGTGAACCGCCTCAATGCCGGCATGATCATTGGCGGTGGGATTGAATATCCCCTCACCGAAACCCTCACCGGCGTGGTGGGCTTCAACTACCAGAACGGCTTTATCGACGTGACCCGCAACAGTAAGTGGGACGACGGCCGTGTAAATATGAACAATTTCATCCTGCGGCTGGGGGTTTATTTTTAA
- a CDS encoding NAD+ synthase, translated as MNIFLAQQNYHIGNFEANTAKIIAAIQQAEQQGADLVVFSELSVCGYPPRDFLEFDDFIAKSYAAIDEIKAYTHKTAVLVGAPHRNPLREGKDLFNAAWFLYEGNIQQVIHKTLLPTYDVFDEHRYFEPGYEWNVVPFKGKKLAVTVCEDIWNLGDNPLYRVCPMDQLMEQQPDVMINLSASPFDYDHDESRKEIIRANVRKYRLPMYYCNTVGSQTEIVFDGGSLVFDAQGNVVKQLPFFEEALGGVDLDTLAKAGDGPVAPFTGTSDIIALEFDHNIHRIHEALILGIRDYFGKMGFKQAILGSSGGIDSAVTLALAVEALGKENVRAIAMPSPYSTEHSVDDAVALSRNLENPFDIIRINNIYESFLDTLDPFFHGLPFNVAEENTQSRIRGNLLMGLANKFGYILLNTSNKSELSTGYGTLYGDMAGGLAVLGDLYKMQVYALARHINRDKTVIPLNIIEKAPSAELRPNQKDSDSLPDYAVLDRILYQYIERRQGPREIVAQGFDPALVARTLKMVNTNEYKRNQFCPIIRVSSKAFGVGRRVPIVGKYLS; from the coding sequence ATGAACATCTTTTTAGCCCAGCAGAACTATCACATCGGGAATTTCGAAGCGAATACGGCCAAGATCATTGCGGCCATACAGCAGGCTGAGCAGCAGGGCGCCGACCTGGTGGTGTTTTCCGAATTGTCCGTCTGCGGCTATCCGCCCCGCGATTTCCTGGAATTCGACGACTTCATTGCCAAGAGTTACGCCGCCATCGACGAAATCAAGGCATATACCCATAAAACCGCAGTGCTGGTAGGGGCGCCGCACCGCAATCCCCTCCGCGAAGGCAAAGACCTGTTCAACGCCGCCTGGTTCCTTTATGAAGGCAACATACAGCAGGTGATTCACAAAACGTTGCTGCCCACTTACGACGTGTTCGACGAGCACCGGTATTTTGAGCCGGGGTACGAATGGAATGTAGTGCCCTTCAAAGGCAAAAAGCTGGCGGTGACCGTTTGTGAAGACATCTGGAACCTGGGCGACAATCCTCTCTACCGCGTGTGCCCCATGGACCAGCTGATGGAACAGCAGCCGGATGTGATGATCAACCTGTCTGCCTCCCCCTTCGATTACGATCACGATGAAAGCCGGAAGGAAATCATCCGCGCCAACGTACGCAAATACCGCCTGCCCATGTACTATTGCAACACCGTGGGCTCGCAGACGGAAATCGTTTTCGATGGCGGCTCCCTCGTATTCGATGCGCAGGGCAATGTGGTGAAACAGCTGCCCTTCTTCGAGGAAGCGCTCGGCGGGGTGGACCTCGATACGCTGGCGAAAGCCGGAGACGGGCCCGTGGCACCGTTTACCGGCACTTCAGACATCATCGCCCTCGAATTCGATCACAACATCCACCGCATACACGAAGCGCTCATTTTGGGCATCCGGGACTATTTCGGAAAAATGGGCTTCAAACAGGCCATCCTCGGTTCTTCCGGCGGGATAGACAGCGCCGTTACGCTGGCCCTGGCCGTGGAAGCGCTCGGCAAAGAAAACGTGCGCGCCATCGCCATGCCGTCGCCCTATTCTACAGAACATTCGGTAGACGATGCCGTGGCCCTGTCCAGGAACCTGGAGAATCCCTTCGATATCATCCGGATCAACAATATTTACGAGAGTTTCCTCGATACCCTCGATCCGTTCTTCCATGGCCTGCCTTTCAACGTGGCTGAAGAAAATACGCAGTCGCGCATCCGCGGCAACCTGCTGATGGGCCTGGCCAACAAGTTCGGGTACATTTTGCTGAACACGTCCAACAAAAGCGAACTCTCTACCGGTTACGGCACGCTGTATGGCGACATGGCCGGCGGGCTGGCCGTACTGGGCGATCTGTACAAGATGCAGGTGTACGCCCTGGCGCGGCACATTAACCGCGATAAAACCGTCATCCCCCTCAATATCATAGAAAAGGCTCCCTCCGCGGAGCTGCGCCCCAATCAGAAAGACAGCGACAGCCTGCCGGATTACGCCGTGCTCGACCGGATACTTTACCAGTACATCGAGCGCCGCCAGGGACCGCGCGAAATTGTGGCGCAGGGCTTCGACCCCGCGCTGGTGGCCCGCACCCTCAAAATGGTGAACACCAACGAATACAAGCGCAACCAGTTCTGCCCCATCATCCGCGTATCGTCCAAAGCCTTTGGTGTAGGGCGCCGCGTGCCGATTGTAGGGAAATATTTGAGTTAA
- the serS gene encoding serine--tRNA ligase, whose protein sequence is MLQVQFIRQNKELVLERLGIKNFKEPGIVDEVLALDDQRKKLTLDYDETQAQINTASKEIGKLMASGDKAAAEARKQDVAALKQALGPINESLIATEKLLHDTLVKLPNLPGPKVPAGKTPEDNLEIRSGGTKPVLHAKAVPHWDLTKQYDLIDFELGNKITGSGFPVYKNRGARLQRALISYFLDFNTANGYTEVLPPYMVNEASAYGTGQLPDKEGQMYFVTEDNFYLIPTAEVPVTNIYRDEILKEAELPVKMTAYTPCFRREAGSYGKDVRGLNRLHQFEKVELVQLVKPEQSYEVLEEMVNHVEKLIQSLGLPYRILLLCGGDMGFASAQTYDFEVYSAAQDKWLEVSSVSNFETYQTNRMKIRYKDENGKNQLVHSLNGSSLALPRILACLLENNQTENGILLPEVLHRYFGADRI, encoded by the coding sequence ATGTTACAGGTACAATTTATCCGTCAGAACAAAGAGCTGGTACTGGAAAGGCTGGGCATCAAGAATTTTAAAGAGCCCGGCATTGTGGACGAAGTACTGGCGCTGGACGATCAGCGAAAGAAGCTGACACTCGATTATGATGAAACACAGGCACAAATAAATACCGCCTCGAAAGAGATCGGGAAACTGATGGCGTCGGGCGATAAAGCGGCTGCAGAAGCGCGTAAGCAGGATGTTGCCGCTCTGAAGCAGGCGCTCGGCCCCATCAACGAATCGCTGATCGCCACGGAGAAATTGCTGCACGATACCCTGGTGAAACTCCCCAACCTGCCCGGCCCGAAAGTGCCGGCCGGCAAAACACCGGAAGATAACCTGGAAATCAGGAGCGGTGGTACCAAACCCGTGCTGCACGCCAAAGCGGTGCCGCATTGGGACCTCACCAAACAGTACGATCTTATCGATTTTGAGCTGGGCAATAAAATTACCGGCAGCGGTTTCCCCGTGTACAAAAACAGGGGAGCCCGCCTGCAGCGCGCACTCATCAGCTATTTCCTCGACTTCAACACCGCCAACGGTTATACGGAAGTACTGCCGCCTTACATGGTCAACGAAGCATCCGCCTACGGCACCGGCCAGTTGCCGGATAAAGAAGGGCAGATGTATTTTGTGACGGAAGACAATTTTTACCTGATACCCACCGCCGAGGTGCCGGTTACCAATATTTACCGCGACGAGATCCTGAAAGAGGCCGAACTGCCCGTTAAAATGACGGCTTATACCCCCTGCTTCCGCCGCGAGGCCGGTTCATACGGTAAAGACGTGCGTGGCCTCAACCGCCTGCACCAGTTCGAAAAAGTAGAACTGGTTCAGCTGGTAAAACCCGAACAGTCGTACGAAGTGCTGGAAGAAATGGTAAACCACGTGGAAAAGCTCATCCAGTCGCTCGGCCTGCCTTACCGCATCCTGCTGCTTTGCGGCGGTGATATGGGCTTTGCTTCCGCCCAGACCTACGACTTCGAGGTGTATTCCGCCGCGCAGGACAAATGGCTGGAGGTGAGCTCCGTGTCTAACTTCGAAACTTACCAGACCAACCGGATGAAAATCCGTTATAAGGATGAAAACGGCAAAAACCAGCTGGTGCATTCCCTCAACGGCAGTTCTCTGGCGCTTCCCCGCATCCTGGCCTGCCTGCTGGAAAACAACCAGACCGAAAACGGGATTTTGTTGCCCGAAGTGTTGCACCGGTATTTCGGCGCGGACCGTATATAG
- a CDS encoding c-type cytochrome encodes MKTLVSVFLMATLLWACSPGLNPENTAKVEEAFAKYEDSPGKTVFRDKCAKCHGYRLPETRLAEKWPKTIDKMAPKAKLTDDQKAAVLAFVTKYAKAS; translated from the coding sequence ATGAAAACACTTGTTTCAGTATTCCTGATGGCCACCCTGCTGTGGGCATGTTCTCCGGGGCTCAACCCTGAGAATACGGCAAAGGTGGAAGAAGCTTTCGCAAAATATGAGGATTCCCCGGGTAAAACCGTTTTCCGTGACAAGTGCGCTAAATGCCATGGTTACCGCTTGCCGGAAACCCGCCTGGCGGAAAAATGGCCGAAAACGATCGACAAAATGGCCCCCAAGGCAAAACTCACAGACGACCAGAAAGCCGCTGTACTGGCTTTTGTGACCAAATACGCAAAAGCATCCTGA
- a CDS encoding GNAT family N-acetyltransferase codes for MQHFLPNGKQLVIRRPQIADAAACLQCFQQLTQETDFLLYTPAEAKMFDLKKEESFIQSYLQHPDHLFLIADVEGEVVGSVSLNQGNFAKQHHRALLGIGVLHRYWNMGIGRRLLTAAIRWAEAHPKIAIIHFEVMATNERAIQLYRNFNFTEHGRIPNGIVQPNGQRTDLIAMSRQIKSL; via the coding sequence ATGCAGCACTTCTTACCCAATGGCAAACAACTCGTCATCCGCCGTCCGCAGATCGCGGATGCCGCCGCGTGCCTGCAATGTTTCCAGCAGCTCACGCAGGAAACGGATTTTTTGCTGTATACGCCGGCGGAGGCAAAGATGTTTGATCTGAAGAAAGAAGAGAGCTTTATCCAGTCTTATCTCCAGCATCCGGATCATCTTTTCCTGATTGCCGATGTGGAAGGCGAGGTGGTGGGCAGCGTGAGCCTCAACCAGGGTAATTTCGCCAAACAGCACCACCGCGCCTTGCTGGGCATTGGTGTGCTGCATCGTTACTGGAACATGGGCATCGGCCGGCGCCTGCTCACCGCGGCCATCCGCTGGGCCGAGGCGCACCCGAAAATCGCCATTATCCATTTTGAAGTGATGGCCACCAACGAAAGGGCCATCCAGCTATACCGCAATTTCAATTTCACCGAGCACGGCCGCATTCCCAATGGCATCGTACAGCCCAACGGGCAGCGGACCGATCTCATAGCCATGAGCCGGCAAATCAAATCCTTATAA
- a CDS encoding M48 family metallopeptidase: MKTYDGIYSYDSPDNAQACLVTVTNKRIEIHLRDAHGNSRTVHWYWYNVVQGDRALHHTGLPLQTLKVASYEFQDEVARRMKQPLRRGIPAVVTAVAGTVLFIVLLLVAAYFWIIPALAGRVANTLPVEYEIKFGEEAYNNMIRDFKILPGETEKVNSFFKALDIPSKYPVKITVVDKPEANAFAVPGGHIVVFSGLLQQMRHPEELAALLAHEFSHVELRHTTRSLMQSLGTYMAVSLVFGDLTGIGAVLVENAQTLKSLEYSRTLEKEADLNGLRLLTARKINGEGYIWLFGTLKNEAGAMPSEWLSSHPDLDNRIRYVETELKGDTTAATPAALANLWQQIKTK, translated from the coding sequence ATGAAGACTTACGACGGCATATATTCATACGATTCTCCCGATAACGCGCAGGCCTGCCTGGTAACGGTCACGAATAAACGTATCGAGATCCATCTCCGCGACGCGCACGGCAACTCCCGGACGGTCCACTGGTACTGGTACAACGTGGTACAGGGCGATCGTGCATTGCATCATACGGGTCTGCCGCTGCAGACGCTGAAAGTGGCATCGTACGAATTCCAGGATGAAGTGGCCCGGCGGATGAAACAACCGCTGCGCCGCGGCATACCAGCTGTTGTGACCGCAGTGGCCGGCACGGTATTATTTATCGTGCTGCTGCTGGTAGCGGCGTATTTTTGGATTATTCCCGCGCTGGCGGGCCGCGTAGCCAATACGCTGCCGGTGGAGTATGAAATAAAATTCGGGGAAGAAGCGTACAACAACATGATCCGCGACTTCAAAATTTTGCCGGGGGAAACGGAAAAGGTGAACAGCTTTTTCAAAGCGCTGGATATCCCGTCCAAATACCCGGTTAAAATTACCGTAGTAGACAAGCCGGAGGCGAACGCTTTTGCCGTGCCGGGAGGCCACATAGTGGTGTTCAGTGGCCTGTTGCAGCAGATGCGGCATCCCGAGGAACTGGCCGCATTGCTGGCGCATGAGTTTTCGCATGTGGAGCTGCGGCACACCACCCGCTCGCTGATGCAAAGCCTCGGCACCTATATGGCTGTGAGCCTCGTGTTTGGTGACCTGACGGGCATAGGGGCCGTGCTGGTGGAGAATGCGCAGACGCTGAAAAGCCTGGAATATTCACGGACATTGGAAAAAGAAGCCGACCTGAACGGGCTACGCCTGCTCACTGCCCGTAAAATCAACGGGGAAGGATACATCTGGCTGTTCGGCACCCTGAAAAACGAAGCCGGCGCCATGCCTTCGGAATGGCTGAGCAGCCACCCGGATCTCGATAACCGCATCCGTTATGTGGAAACCGAACTGAAAGGAGATACCACCGCCGCCACACCGGCTGCGCTGGCCAATCTCTGGCAACAAATCAAAACGAAATAG
- a CDS encoding ThiF family adenylyltransferase, with protein sequence MNRYDRQVRLEGFGAEKQELLKKAAVLVIGAGGLGVPVLQYLTAMGAGKIGIAEADKISVTNLHRQVLYQTQDAGKYKLDVAIERLRAQNPDVVFVPHATFITTANALGMIGDYDLVVDCSDNFATRYLVNDACVILGKPLIYGAIYGFEGQVSVFNYKGSATYRCLFPEPGIAPDCNTVGVLGVLPGIVGTYQANEAVKVICGIGEPLANQLLTLNILDNTQQVFTFQRVDENSNITTLREDYTDAACETRSVQSMSVQELQQWLEEGRDFQLLDVREKEEWDVCHIEGAVHIPMRRVEAAMSNLPRQKPLAVICHHGMRSLTIAQLLLQAGFTNVHNVSGGIHAWAMEIDEDMNMY encoded by the coding sequence ATGAACAGATACGACCGGCAGGTGCGCCTCGAAGGATTTGGTGCTGAAAAGCAGGAACTGCTGAAAAAAGCGGCAGTGCTGGTGATTGGCGCGGGCGGCCTGGGAGTGCCCGTACTGCAATATCTCACTGCTATGGGCGCGGGAAAAATCGGTATTGCGGAAGCGGACAAAATATCGGTGACCAATCTTCACCGGCAGGTACTGTATCAAACGCAGGATGCCGGCAAATATAAGCTGGATGTGGCCATTGAGCGCCTGCGGGCCCAGAACCCGGATGTGGTGTTTGTGCCCCATGCCACGTTCATTACCACCGCCAATGCGCTCGGTATGATCGGCGATTACGACCTGGTGGTGGATTGTTCCGATAATTTCGCCACCCGCTACCTCGTGAACGACGCCTGCGTGATACTCGGGAAACCGCTCATTTACGGCGCCATTTACGGATTCGAAGGACAGGTAAGCGTATTCAATTACAAAGGAAGCGCCACCTACCGCTGCCTCTTCCCGGAGCCGGGCATCGCGCCGGATTGTAATACTGTCGGCGTTTTGGGTGTCTTGCCCGGCATCGTGGGCACCTACCAGGCGAATGAGGCAGTGAAAGTGATTTGCGGCATCGGGGAGCCACTGGCCAACCAGCTGCTGACCCTTAACATCCTCGACAATACGCAGCAGGTGTTCACTTTTCAGCGCGTGGATGAAAATTCGAACATCACAACGCTCAGGGAAGATTATACAGACGCTGCCTGCGAAACCCGCTCCGTGCAATCCATGAGTGTGCAGGAACTGCAACAGTGGCTCGAAGAGGGCCGCGATTTCCAGCTGCTGGATGTACGGGAAAAAGAAGAGTGGGACGTCTGCCACATCGAAGGCGCCGTGCACATCCCCATGCGCCGCGTGGAAGCGGCCATGAGCAATCTGCCGCGACAGAAGCCGCTGGCGGTGATTTGCCATCACGGCATGCGCAGCCTCACCATCGCCCAATTACTGCTGCAGGCGGGCTTCACCAATGTTCATAACGTGAGCGGCGGCATCCATGCCTGGGCGATGGAAATCGACGAGGACATGAACATGTATTAA
- a CDS encoding DUF1800 domain-containing protein: MAVVPEIKQLQHLGWRAGFGESPLVIQAWSKKRRKEVVRKVIMGPEAGPDPVKVVDETDLPDYQRIRKMGAEERKMVQKMNTDGIKDLNVLWTHAMISSEHPLREKMALFWHGHFACRTQNVLYNQQLLQVIRQHGLGNFGTLLTEVSKSPAMLAFLNNQQNRKQRPNENFAREVMELFTMGRGHYTEKDIKEAARAFTGWSYDEVGQFRFRKNFHDEGSKTILGKTGNFQGDDVIKILLEQKQTAKYITEKIYKYFVNDQPDEAIVAKLADKFYQSDYDLRALMQEIFLSDWFYDDRNIGTRIKSPVELLVGLRKTVPMQFEQEEAMLVFQRVMGQVLFYPPNVAGWPGGRSWIDSSSLMFRMRVPQIILYSQEFNIRPKEITPEMGEGQNYKMTMQVNEFLKKQYARRVNASIDWNPYIAAYKEVPREQLADRISQSLLLKNSSINKELLEKYSDSSTRENYIKTVTIDVMSTPEYQLC, from the coding sequence ATGGCCGTTGTTCCCGAAATCAAACAATTACAACACCTTGGGTGGAGAGCCGGCTTCGGGGAAAGTCCCCTCGTTATTCAGGCATGGTCCAAAAAAAGGCGCAAGGAAGTAGTGCGCAAAGTGATCATGGGACCTGAAGCGGGCCCCGACCCTGTGAAAGTGGTGGATGAAACAGATCTGCCCGATTACCAGCGCATCCGGAAAATGGGCGCTGAAGAACGTAAGATGGTGCAGAAAATGAATACCGATGGTATCAAAGATCTGAACGTATTATGGACGCACGCCATGATCAGCAGCGAACATCCGCTGCGGGAAAAAATGGCGCTTTTCTGGCACGGCCACTTCGCCTGCCGCACCCAGAACGTGTTGTACAACCAGCAGCTGCTGCAGGTGATACGCCAGCACGGCCTCGGTAATTTCGGGACGCTGCTCACCGAAGTGTCTAAAAGTCCGGCGATGCTGGCTTTTCTCAACAACCAGCAGAACCGTAAACAACGCCCCAACGAAAACTTTGCGCGGGAAGTGATGGAGCTTTTCACCATGGGCCGCGGCCACTACACGGAAAAAGACATCAAGGAAGCCGCGAGGGCCTTTACGGGCTGGAGTTATGACGAAGTGGGCCAGTTCCGCTTCAGGAAAAACTTTCACGATGAAGGCAGCAAAACCATCCTTGGTAAAACCGGGAATTTCCAGGGCGATGATGTGATCAAAATACTGCTAGAGCAGAAACAGACGGCGAAGTACATTACAGAGAAAATCTATAAATACTTTGTGAATGATCAGCCGGATGAGGCGATCGTCGCAAAACTCGCCGATAAGTTTTATCAGTCTGATTACGACCTGCGCGCATTGATGCAGGAGATATTTTTATCGGACTGGTTTTATGATGATCGCAACATCGGCACCCGCATCAAATCGCCGGTGGAACTGCTGGTGGGCCTGCGCAAAACGGTGCCCATGCAGTTTGAGCAGGAAGAAGCGATGCTCGTGTTTCAGCGCGTGATGGGCCAGGTGCTGTTTTACCCGCCCAACGTGGCCGGATGGCCGGGCGGAAGGTCGTGGATCGACAGCTCCAGCCTGATGTTCCGCATGCGCGTACCGCAGATCATTTTGTATTCGCAGGAGTTCAATATCCGCCCCAAAGAAATCACGCCGGAAATGGGCGAGGGGCAGAACTATAAAATGACGATGCAGGTGAACGAGTTCCTGAAAAAACAATACGCCCGCCGCGTGAATGCAAGCATCGACTGGAACCCTTACATCGCCGCCTACAAAGAGGTGCCGCGCGAGCAGCTGGCAGACCGTATTTCGCAATCCCTGCTGCTGAAAAACTCCTCCATCAACAAAGAATTACTCGAAAAATATTCAGACAGCTCTACCCGTGAGAATTACATCAAAACCGTTACCATTGATGTGATGAGCACACCGGAGTACCAATTGTGTTAA
- a CDS encoding DUF1501 domain-containing protein, with amino-acid sequence MLIHRRRFLQVGSLASASLMLPKFLKAMEKGELVPPGNKVLVVVQLSGGNDGLNTVIPYRNDIYYKMRPTLGIKREAALSLNDELGIHPALKSFKALYDDGSLGVLNSVGYPNPDRSHFRSMDIWQSASESKDYWNTGWLGRYLDAQCKGCDKPTQALEIDDTLSLALKGDAVKGLALTDPQRLFGASNDRYFKELLAKKKHDEEHQNVDYLYKTMAETISSAAYIQQQFKTYKSKEAYPNTELGRNMKTIAELIMTDINTSVYYVSHGSFDTHVGQQGQQQRLFEQLSDALQTFTADLKKNHRFDDVLVMTFSEFGRRVGQNASGGTDHGTANNMFLIGGGLKQQGVLNEGPDLQHLNEGDLQYKVDFKNVYATLLKKWLGADDQAILKKQYEYLNFI; translated from the coding sequence ATGCTGATTCACAGACGCCGTTTCTTACAAGTGGGCTCCCTCGCATCTGCCAGCCTGATGCTGCCCAAATTCCTGAAAGCCATGGAAAAGGGAGAACTGGTGCCTCCCGGCAACAAAGTGTTGGTGGTAGTGCAGTTATCCGGCGGCAACGATGGTTTGAACACCGTTATCCCTTACAGGAACGATATTTATTATAAAATGCGCCCCACGCTGGGTATCAAGCGGGAAGCCGCACTGTCGCTCAACGACGAACTGGGCATCCACCCCGCGCTGAAAAGCTTCAAGGCCCTGTACGACGATGGTTCGCTGGGTGTGCTCAACAGCGTGGGATATCCCAACCCCGACCGTTCCCACTTCCGTTCGATGGACATCTGGCAGAGCGCCAGCGAATCCAAAGATTACTGGAACACCGGCTGGCTGGGGCGTTACCTCGACGCGCAGTGTAAAGGCTGCGATAAACCCACCCAGGCGCTTGAAATTGACGATACGCTGAGCCTCGCCCTGAAAGGAGACGCGGTGAAAGGCCTCGCTCTCACCGATCCGCAGCGGCTGTTCGGCGCCAGTAACGACCGTTATTTTAAAGAGCTGCTGGCCAAAAAGAAACACGATGAGGAACACCAGAACGTGGACTACCTCTATAAAACCATGGCGGAAACCATTTCTTCCGCCGCCTACATCCAGCAGCAGTTCAAGACTTACAAGAGCAAGGAGGCCTATCCCAATACGGAACTGGGCCGCAATATGAAAACCATTGCGGAACTGATCATGACGGATATCAACACCTCTGTGTACTACGTTTCACACGGCAGTTTCGATACCCACGTGGGCCAGCAGGGCCAGCAGCAGCGCCTGTTTGAACAGCTGAGCGATGCGCTGCAAACTTTTACGGCCGATCTGAAAAAGAACCACCGTTTCGACGACGTACTGGTGATGACGTTCTCCGAATTCGGGCGTCGCGTAGGGCAGAATGCCAGCGGCGGCACCGACCATGGTACGGCGAACAACATGTTTTTGATCGGTGGCGGCCTGAAACAACAGGGTGTGCTCAACGAAGGCCCTGACCTGCAGCACCTCAACGAGGGCGACCTGCAGTACAAAGTCGACTTTAAAAACGTGTACGCCACTCTGCTGAAGAAATGGCTGGGTGCGGATGACCAGGCGATTCTGAAGAAACAGTACGAGTATCTCAACTTCATTTAA
- the bla gene encoding class A beta-lactamase, subclass A2 has protein sequence MKYLFLSAFAAAAMATSACQQTPKAPSASQPAEDSIYRQIASIAAEAGGEVGVAALNFTTGDSLRYLDTMRYPMHSVFKFPIAMAILHQVDEGKLQLHQPVYINKSWLVPDTWSPLRDSFPNGDVNKPLSYLLGLMVSQSDNIACDILIDLAGGEAAINDYVHGLGVQHINIAANEAKMASSWDVQFTNWAYPSAIIQLLDILNKGTALTKTSNDFLWKIMIATTTGPKRIKGLLPPDVVVAHKTGTSGKRDGITSATNDAGIIFMPGGEKLAITVFVTNSKADEATREGVIAKITKLIYDRNLKQ, from the coding sequence ATGAAATATCTGTTTTTATCCGCTTTCGCGGCGGCTGCAATGGCCACCAGCGCCTGCCAGCAAACGCCTAAGGCTCCTTCGGCCTCCCAGCCGGCCGAAGATTCCATCTACCGGCAAATTGCCAGTATCGCCGCCGAAGCGGGCGGAGAAGTGGGGGTTGCCGCGCTGAACTTTACGACCGGCGATTCGCTGCGCTACCTCGATACGATGCGTTACCCCATGCACAGCGTATTCAAATTCCCGATCGCCATGGCCATCCTGCACCAGGTAGACGAGGGCAAACTACAACTCCACCAACCCGTATACATCAATAAAAGCTGGCTGGTGCCCGATACCTGGAGCCCGCTCCGCGACTCATTCCCCAACGGCGACGTCAACAAACCGCTGTCGTACCTGCTGGGGCTGATGGTATCGCAAAGCGACAACATCGCCTGCGACATCCTGATCGATCTGGCGGGCGGCGAAGCGGCCATCAACGATTACGTCCACGGCCTCGGCGTACAGCACATCAATATCGCCGCCAACGAGGCGAAGATGGCATCGTCGTGGGACGTACAATTTACCAACTGGGCGTACCCATCCGCCATCATCCAGCTGCTCGACATCCTGAACAAAGGCACGGCACTCACCAAAACCAGCAACGATTTTCTGTGGAAAATCATGATCGCCACCACCACCGGGCCCAAGCGTATCAAGGGCCTGCTGCCTCCCGATGTGGTAGTGGCGCATAAAACCGGTACCTCGGGCAAACGCGACGGCATCACCTCCGCCACCAACGACGCGGGCATCATTTTTATGCCCGGCGGCGAAAAACTGGCCATCACCGTTTTTGTTACCAACTCCAAAGCGGATGAGGCCACCCGTGAAGGGGTGATCGCAAAAATCACGAAGCTGATCTACGACCGTAACCTGAAGCAATAA